The region ATTGGTTCTAATGGTATACGGGTATAGAAACCGCCGTCTAGGTGAATTTGAAATTGCTCGGCTATCTCTCTTGCTTGCTCTTGGGATATTTCCCTCATTCGCACTCTGCGAGATAATGCGGAAAACATTTCTACTAACTGACTCAACGCTGGTTGCTCTTCTATTGCCAGTAATTCGAGAATAGCAATACTGAGAGCTTCTGGCAAGTAGAAAAGAACGATAACACTGGTGTCTAAATAAATCAATAGCGTTCCTCTTGCCTTAGCTTAATTACTGTTTGACTCATTGGTTCACCCTTGACTTGAATAGAAGCACGAAATTTATCCATTTTGGCTAACCATTCCTCCTTTGTGAGTGGCGGAACTAATCTGGCTACTACTTTTCCATCCTGCCAGAGGCTCACCTCTTCTCCTTTTGCTACTTGTTCTAGGATAGCTTGGAGGTTTTGACTGGCTTCTTCAACGGTAATTTTAGACATTGTATCGGTGGTAATGCTACATCTTCAAGGGTACAGCAGGAGATATGGGTATGGAGGAGTGCGATCGCACAAATGGTTTTCACGTAAATCAAATGTAACAAAGAAACCCGGTTTCGCTCTTA is a window of Aerosakkonema funiforme FACHB-1375 DNA encoding:
- a CDS encoding type II toxin-antitoxin system Phd/YefM family antitoxin, with the protein product MSKITVEEASQNLQAILEQVAKGEEVSLWQDGKVVARLVPPLTKEEWLAKMDKFRASIQVKGEPMSQTVIKLRQEERY
- a CDS encoding type II toxin-antitoxin system VapC family toxin → MIYLDTSVIVLFYLPEALSIAILELLAIEEQPALSQLVEMFSALSRRVRMREISQEQAREIAEQFQIHLDGGFYTRIPLEPIHYQQAREWIARFDTALRTLDAIHLAIAAANDLRLVTADETLAEAGNVFGITVQLITP